The region ATCGTTAAATAAACGACATGTAAATAACTACACAATGTACTACAAACCGAAAACTACTTTGCAACCGCTTTCTCTGagatctatttattatttaactaaATGTTGTTTCTGTCTTTAGCTTCTCCTTTAATGTTTTCACATACGGAATTTTAGTTGGAATCTTTTGGCGTTGTAGCCAGTCATACAAGGATTTGTCGCAGTTGTGCGTAAATTCTCGGTTGTTGATTATAGGAAAAGAGAACTTACTCTCGCAATGCAATGGTTTACCACTAAATACACCAGTTTCTGTACAAGTGCGTCGATCCGATCCATCAATAGGCACAAAACCAGACAAACAATTCTGTTCTACGGAGTCTCCTACTAAATATCTATCAGATAAATCTACAAACATTGCGTTTATTCCTGGTTCTGGCATCCCGCAACTCAttgctttaaaaaaacaacattattcatgcatatatacaaatacataaagagATATGTGATGAACAGCTATATACAACGTGCACTTACGACATTTAGGAATAATACAATGGTCCCATCTGTAGAAATGGTCAGTCGTATAACACCAAGGTGAAGGATAAGAAGAAGAACTGACATATCTACAATTATCGGCTGTTAATGATAGATCATTATCAACGAACATACTGGCGTTGAATACCGGATGTTTGTGAGGATGTTGCGAGTCGAATCGTTGACATTGTTTATTACGACTAGTGATCTTCTGCGTACCCTTGTATTCCCGACCATATCTGCTTATCTGGCAGTTACTGCTGGCGGTATCAAAATCTAAAAGAAGTATCGGG is a window of Tubulanus polymorphus chromosome 2, tnTubPoly1.2, whole genome shotgun sequence DNA encoding:
- the LOC141900742 gene encoding plasminogen-like, yielding MFVDNDLSLTADNCRYVSSSSYPSPWCYTTDHFYRWDHCIIPKCPMSCGMPEPGINAMFVDLSDRYLVGDSVEQNCLSGFVPIDGSDRRTCTETGVFSGKPLHCESAA